The Segatella copri genome window below encodes:
- a CDS encoding IS1182 family transposase, with amino-acid sequence MAKIQIKSETRHELSFFPNSFDDYVPKDSKVRMVDRIVRSMDINPLMDTYDGIGAPPYSPKMLLSLVVFAYINGVYSCRGIADALKYDVRYMWICGGKQLSFATINRFRSNHMIKCIDFYFDAVVSILVEKGVISLEEQYVDGTKIESKANKYTFVWKKTVEKNRAKLLEKTSAALAQIKEQIRLNGGSDIKEEDSEPATSAKDVKRSARLCERQVKNLPKAKLTGREKQKLNTQIDHLFKASDKLCEYEKSLDILGERNSYSKTDPDATFMRLKEDAMNNGQTKPAYNLQIATENQYWTNFALYPNPTDTLTFKPFLDKYKKRYGKQSKSVTADSGYGSEENYEYLEMEEMMGYVKYNWFHKEQHKPFKEDAFNQANFYYNRDDDYYVCPMGQHMEPCGQRQTKSDSGYVSVITLYRAQRCDGCPLGSLCKKSKGNRTIYVNHKLNAYKKEAFLLLTSEEGLKHRSQRPIEPEAVFGQMKADMYYKRFRHFGKDKVYMDIGLFGIGFNLKKYLGIKR; translated from the coding sequence ATGGCAAAGATACAAATAAAATCTGAAACTCGGCACGAATTGAGCTTTTTTCCTAACTCTTTCGATGATTATGTGCCAAAAGACAGCAAAGTTCGTATGGTGGATCGTATTGTTCGCAGTATGGACATCAACCCTCTCATGGATACCTATGATGGGATTGGTGCTCCTCCTTACAGTCCGAAGATGCTTCTAAGTTTAGTTGTTTTTGCCTATATCAATGGCGTTTATTCCTGTCGTGGCATAGCGGACGCACTTAAATACGATGTTCGCTATATGTGGATTTGTGGAGGTAAGCAATTATCTTTCGCAACAATCAACCGCTTTAGATCCAATCATATGATTAAATGCATCGACTTTTATTTTGATGCAGTCGTCTCCATATTGGTTGAAAAGGGCGTGATTAGTCTGGAGGAACAATATGTTGATGGTACTAAGATAGAGTCGAAAGCAAACAAGTACACGTTTGTATGGAAGAAGACTGTGGAAAAGAACAGGGCTAAGCTCTTGGAAAAGACCTCTGCTGCATTGGCTCAGATAAAAGAACAAATTCGCCTGAATGGCGGGAGTGACATTAAGGAAGAAGACAGCGAGCCAGCCACTTCCGCCAAGGATGTAAAGAGAAGTGCACGTTTGTGTGAGAGGCAAGTGAAGAACCTTCCTAAGGCAAAGCTTACAGGAAGAGAGAAGCAAAAGCTAAATACTCAGATAGATCACTTGTTCAAAGCCTCGGACAAACTGTGCGAGTATGAAAAATCACTGGATATACTGGGCGAGAGAAACAGTTACTCCAAGACTGATCCCGATGCGACCTTCATGCGCCTCAAGGAAGATGCCATGAACAATGGGCAGACAAAGCCAGCCTATAACCTTCAAATTGCGACAGAGAATCAATATTGGACGAATTTCGCCCTTTATCCCAATCCAACAGACACCCTGACCTTCAAGCCTTTTTTGGATAAGTACAAGAAAAGATATGGAAAGCAATCCAAGAGCGTCACCGCAGACTCAGGATATGGCTCGGAGGAGAACTACGAGTACCTAGAGATGGAAGAGATGATGGGTTATGTAAAGTACAACTGGTTTCACAAGGAACAGCATAAGCCTTTCAAGGAGGATGCCTTCAACCAAGCGAACTTCTACTACAACAGGGATGATGACTATTATGTCTGCCCCATGGGACAACACATGGAACCTTGTGGACAACGGCAAACGAAAAGTGACTCCGGCTATGTGTCTGTCATTACATTATATAGAGCACAACGATGTGATGGATGTCCGCTTGGAAGTCTCTGCAAGAAATCCAAAGGCAACAGAACCATATATGTCAACCATAAACTGAATGCATATAAAAAGGAAGCCTTCCTGCTACTAACGTCTGAAGAGGGCTTGAAACACAGAAGCCAGCGACCGATAGAGCCGGAAGCTGTATTTGGGCAGATGAAGGCAGATATGTATTATAAGCGATTCAGGCATTTCGGAAAGGACAAAGTTTACATGGACATAGGGTTGTTCGGTATAGGATTCAATTTGAAGAAATATTTGGGGATAAAACGATAA
- the ftsZ gene encoding cell division protein FtsZ — protein sequence MMKEDWTPIDFGQTEDTTKNIIKVIGVGGGGCNAVKNMYAEGIVNVSFAVCNTDSQSLSKSPVPVKIMLGKSGLGAGANPEVGRSEAQNTQEDIKKLLDDGTKMFFVTAGMGGGTGTGAAPVIAGIAKGMGILTVGIITIPFYFEKRKKIVKALQGVEEMRKNVDALLIVNNERLCDVYADSEITVKDAFKLADKVLSDATKSISELITVEGTINLDFRDIETTIKSGGGAIMAMGRASGEGRVQSAIKNALDSPLLYGSDISNAQRILFNIYTSSKHPIFVREMREIDAFFDELNPDIKVIWGLSDDDSLDEDAKVTILATGLNNELAEDIPESSSVSKDEEDYQRIIDKLYHPIRDNFQTLANKTGQKQEAESIDNINHDTTEKEATIAHQEEESENESGEEPAKVWVEDNPPTAENSREVLAEPPVNKPKSWTLGGRIKNGLKKIAEDLDIIINDDENYK from the coding sequence ATGATGAAAGAAGATTGGACTCCTATAGATTTCGGACAGACAGAAGACACTACCAAGAACATCATCAAGGTGATTGGTGTGGGTGGTGGCGGATGCAATGCCGTCAAGAATATGTATGCAGAGGGAATCGTGAACGTGAGTTTCGCCGTCTGCAATACGGATAGTCAATCACTATCCAAGTCGCCTGTGCCGGTAAAGATCATGCTCGGAAAGAGTGGTTTGGGTGCAGGGGCAAATCCCGAAGTGGGAAGAAGTGAGGCTCAGAATACCCAGGAAGACATCAAGAAACTGCTGGACGACGGAACCAAGATGTTTTTTGTTACTGCCGGAATGGGTGGTGGAACGGGTACGGGTGCCGCACCTGTCATTGCCGGTATTGCCAAAGGGATGGGCATCCTTACCGTTGGCATCATCACCATACCTTTCTACTTCGAGAAGCGAAAGAAAATTGTCAAGGCTCTGCAGGGTGTAGAAGAAATGCGCAAGAACGTGGATGCCTTGCTTATCGTCAACAACGAGCGTCTCTGCGATGTTTATGCCGACTCCGAGATTACCGTAAAGGATGCCTTCAAACTGGCAGACAAGGTACTGAGTGATGCCACCAAGAGTATCTCGGAACTCATCACCGTGGAGGGAACCATCAATCTTGACTTCCGTGACATCGAGACTACCATCAAGAGCGGTGGCGGTGCTATCATGGCCATGGGTAGAGCCAGTGGTGAGGGAAGGGTTCAGAGTGCCATCAAGAATGCGTTAGACTCTCCTCTGCTCTATGGCAGCGATATCAGTAATGCCCAGCGCATCCTTTTCAATATCTATACTTCCAGTAAGCACCCTATCTTTGTGAGGGAGATGAGAGAAATTGATGCCTTCTTTGATGAACTGAACCCTGACATCAAGGTGATTTGGGGCCTTTCTGATGATGACAGTTTGGATGAGGATGCCAAAGTCACCATTCTGGCAACTGGTCTGAACAATGAGTTGGCCGAGGATATACCTGAAAGTTCTTCTGTATCTAAGGATGAGGAAGACTATCAGAGAATCATCGACAAGCTCTATCATCCTATCAGAGACAACTTCCAGACGCTAGCAAATAAAACTGGGCAAAAGCAAGAAGCAGAATCTATAGATAACATCAATCATGATACTACCGAGAAGGAAGCTACTATTGCCCATCAAGAAGAAGAGTCAGAAAATGAGTCTGGAGAAGAGCCAGCTAAGGTTTGGGTGGAAGACAATCCTCCTACAGCAGAAAACTCAAGAGAAGTTCTTGCTGAACCGCCTGTCAATAAGCCGAAGTCATGGACACTGGGCGGCAGAATCAAAAATGGGCTGAAGAAAATAGCAGAAGATCTGGACATCATCATTAACGATGATGAAAACTATAAGTAG
- a CDS encoding 3'-5' exonuclease — protein MKDFAAIDFETANNERSSVCSVGIVIVRDGEIVDKFYSLIKPEPEYYNYWCSQVHGLCTADTEDAPIFPEVWKQIEPKIAGLPLVAHNKAFDESCLKAVFRIYQMDYPGYPFYCTCVASRRVWPQGNHTLDVIAARCGYDLSNHHHALADAEACAAIALQIL, from the coding sequence ATGAAAGATTTTGCAGCAATAGACTTTGAAACAGCTAATAATGAGCGTTCATCAGTCTGCTCCGTGGGCATCGTCATAGTTCGTGACGGCGAGATAGTGGACAAATTCTACTCACTCATCAAGCCCGAACCGGAGTATTACAACTATTGGTGTAGTCAGGTGCATGGCTTGTGCACTGCCGATACAGAAGATGCGCCCATCTTCCCTGAAGTGTGGAAACAGATAGAGCCAAAGATAGCCGGTCTCCCTCTCGTAGCCCACAACAAGGCGTTCGACGAGAGCTGTCTGAAAGCGGTCTTCCGTATCTATCAGATGGACTATCCCGGTTATCCGTTCTACTGTACCTGTGTGGCTTCACGCCGAGTCTGGCCACAAGGTAATCATACTCTTGATGTAATTGCAGCTCGCTGCGGTTATGATTTGTCAAACCATCATCATGCCTTGGCCGATGCAGAAGCCTGCGCTGCCATCGCATTACAAATACTATAA
- a CDS encoding DUF262 domain-containing protein, producing MAQLISGKAYSLSEIFCGENDKVIIPDLQRDYCWGNPISDNAEDSLASSFIDSILRLEKSQEITMGLIYGYYDKVLTPYHLQLCDGQQRLTTLFLIIGVINRMLPGNKYRDLLISNFELLEDDNEPHLLYGIRESSLYFLSDLTLHYFLKDSLSVNELGDQSWFLNSYHHDPTIASIIRALTTIECKLKDCKNLELLGDFLILKLKFLFYDMDNRQNGEETFVVINTTGEPLTANQNLKPQIMMANPSYSRCTNDSQNGVFNAAQDWEIMETWFWKHRKKNEYDTSTEGMLAFLHCVRILESGDESSWYKNYEISNDKFPLSISMDTIWKWFCAYKRMYETDYVRLFTPKVNYPETQSHYTQKELYSILPTMVYCAKYPEASVNNIQRVYHILCNMARYRSVYRSPKNEAINVPGYRMCELIKSLPGEDILGLLELPKFDVEEEISKLTFIKTTAVDEEQRRLIEVLFAEAEDFSIYDGQIQTLVTWSNGCYNRLSELFNAIKELWIIGASRNKLRQALLAYGIDGYPMDTGTANLTLCSKTEWRTLFEQNGESILSFIQTFIEERSLDSIIKNNIDRNSLYNPLIQNIDYLDFAQDHKIRVYAQNVIEVMEKTRANGNYKLFHNGEVFEKTLVKMDSWGGFRIWSDGNISVFYAISSMYNITLDMNIENDGYRIIAWLDRAPNKPSVRPSALKDLGFDNVEGVWSLPIIASPKQAKEKFSYITYELDKKMLDS from the coding sequence ATGGCACAGTTAATAAGTGGTAAGGCATATTCACTTAGTGAAATATTTTGTGGTGAGAATGATAAAGTAATCATTCCAGATTTGCAGCGTGACTATTGCTGGGGGAATCCTATTTCTGATAATGCTGAGGATTCACTTGCAAGTTCCTTTATTGATAGTATCCTAAGGCTTGAAAAGTCGCAGGAGATTACTATGGGGTTGATTTATGGATATTATGATAAGGTGTTGACTCCATATCACTTACAACTCTGTGATGGGCAACAGCGTCTCACGACATTGTTCTTGATTATCGGAGTAATCAATAGAATGTTGCCTGGAAATAAATACAGAGATTTGCTCATTTCCAATTTTGAATTACTAGAGGATGACAATGAACCGCATCTTCTCTATGGAATTAGAGAAAGTTCCTTGTATTTCTTAAGTGATCTTACATTGCACTATTTTCTTAAAGATAGTTTGTCTGTTAACGAATTGGGAGATCAGTCATGGTTCCTCAATTCTTATCATCATGATCCGACTATAGCTAGCATCATACGAGCCTTGACGACTATAGAATGTAAGCTCAAAGACTGTAAGAATTTAGAATTACTTGGCGATTTTCTTATACTTAAGCTCAAGTTCCTTTTTTATGATATGGATAATAGACAGAATGGAGAGGAAACTTTTGTAGTCATCAATACAACAGGAGAACCATTGACTGCCAACCAAAATTTAAAGCCACAGATAATGATGGCAAATCCATCTTATTCTAGGTGTACTAACGACAGCCAAAATGGCGTTTTTAATGCAGCACAAGACTGGGAAATTATGGAAACCTGGTTTTGGAAACATCGGAAGAAAAATGAATATGACACATCTACAGAAGGAATGCTTGCATTTCTTCACTGTGTTCGTATTCTTGAAAGTGGGGATGAATCTTCATGGTATAAAAATTACGAGATATCAAATGATAAGTTTCCATTGTCTATATCAATGGATACTATTTGGAAGTGGTTCTGTGCATACAAACGTATGTATGAAACTGATTATGTCCGTTTGTTTACTCCTAAAGTAAACTATCCAGAGACTCAGTCACATTATACCCAAAAAGAATTATATTCAATTCTTCCAACAATGGTATATTGTGCAAAATACCCAGAGGCATCTGTAAATAATATTCAAAGAGTATATCATATTCTCTGTAATATGGCAAGATATAGGAGTGTGTATAGATCACCAAAAAATGAGGCAATAAATGTTCCAGGCTATAGAATGTGTGAACTTATTAAATCACTTCCTGGTGAAGATATTCTTGGATTATTAGAACTCCCCAAATTCGATGTAGAAGAAGAAATATCCAAACTAACTTTTATCAAAACTACTGCTGTAGATGAAGAGCAAAGAAGACTGATAGAAGTATTATTTGCTGAAGCAGAAGACTTCAGTATATATGATGGTCAAATACAGACTCTTGTAACATGGAGTAATGGTTGCTATAACCGTTTATCAGAACTCTTCAATGCTATAAAGGAGTTGTGGATAATAGGAGCCAGTAGAAACAAACTCAGACAAGCTTTGCTTGCATATGGTATAGATGGATATCCTATGGATACAGGTACAGCAAACCTTACTTTGTGCTCAAAGACAGAATGGCGTACACTTTTCGAACAAAATGGAGAGAGTATACTATCTTTTATACAGACTTTCATTGAAGAGCGAAGTTTGGATTCAATCATTAAGAATAATATTGATAGGAATTCTCTGTATAATCCTTTAATCCAGAATATCGACTATCTGGATTTTGCCCAGGACCATAAGATTAGAGTCTATGCTCAAAATGTGATAGAAGTTATGGAAAAGACAAGGGCTAATGGAAACTATAAGTTATTCCATAATGGTGAAGTGTTTGAAAAGACTCTAGTAAAAATGGACTCTTGGGGTGGATTTCGCATCTGGTCAGACGGTAATATTTCTGTATTTTATGCCATAAGTTCAATGTACAATATAACACTAGATATGAATATCGAAAATGATGGATATAGAATAATAGCATGGTTGGATAGGGCTCCTAATAAGCCATCTGTAAGACCGAGTGCTCTGAAAGATTTGGGGTTTGATAATGTTGAAGGGGTATGGTCATTGCCAATAATAGCTTCTCCTAAACAAGCAAAGGAAAAGTTCTCATATATAACCTATGAGTTAGACAAAAAAATGTTGGACTCATGA
- a CDS encoding DUF262 domain-containing protein: MSSINNLKDRLKDIGYKTTITLSNYIQLLKGSGSFVIPDYQRGYVWGQRKKNSQSDSVSFLINSLKESYKHKSDIFLQGITVHEKKESFDIVLVDGQQRTTFFYLLLKYTGYKDYISIKYDIRKESNDFLNNLDKEDCSRNDTEEYQDIFFFKRTLRIFARELKDIDKEDFRKYILEHVKFLFVIIPEEQAKIVFTMMNGNKAKMTDEELIKAELLRCASLEHNLFSEAEHIALRGRLAREWDSWLYWWSDKNVESFFRTGGKQLGWLLPLVSESSKVNFNGFKDKLLKSQTMKQSKSVFKKMRLLQKSIEDAYNHSISYNYLGVILYIRNNAEQRFAFLRWYFGINQDGSHSKSIAELKRYYDWAIIGVNHEDIVAVNVERYSDARNRFQRELESNMLFRYHYETAYRWLLRQNIKQDNLYSDRKFDFNIEYNRSLEHVYPKSKIGHKNDQNIALGWNDEPIKDECSIALWREEMEWTCKEDHHIYNGSEHCIGNLVLLYKRDNSKFNDADFRKKNHYFFTDQDDESFKSRHLIHTTMVFSDVNWEDKISDKPWNKEQVPMRKYAEIKEFENEYPEIYNKTN; encoded by the coding sequence ATGAGCTCAATAAACAATTTAAAGGATAGGTTAAAGGACATAGGTTACAAGACAACCATTACCCTATCAAATTATATTCAACTGCTGAAAGGATCTGGAAGCTTCGTCATTCCTGACTATCAGCGTGGTTATGTTTGGGGACAGAGAAAGAAAAATTCGCAATCTGATTCTGTCTCTTTCTTAATCAATTCACTTAAGGAATCATACAAACATAAAAGTGATATATTCCTTCAAGGGATAACTGTGCATGAAAAGAAAGAATCCTTTGATATTGTTCTCGTAGATGGTCAACAAAGGACAACTTTCTTCTATCTTCTACTGAAATATACGGGCTACAAAGATTATATAAGTATCAAATATGATATTCGTAAGGAATCCAACGACTTCCTAAATAATCTAGACAAGGAGGATTGTTCCCGCAATGATACAGAAGAATACCAAGATATTTTTTTCTTTAAAAGAACACTGCGTATATTCGCAAGGGAGTTAAAGGATATTGATAAAGAAGATTTTAGAAAATATATTTTGGAACATGTAAAGTTTTTATTCGTTATCATTCCTGAAGAACAGGCTAAGATAGTTTTCACTATGATGAATGGCAATAAAGCCAAAATGACGGATGAGGAGCTAATTAAAGCAGAATTGTTGCGATGCGCATCCCTTGAACATAACTTGTTTAGCGAAGCAGAACATATCGCTCTTCGGGGACGATTGGCACGAGAATGGGATTCATGGCTCTATTGGTGGAGTGACAAAAATGTTGAATCGTTTTTTAGGACAGGAGGCAAACAATTGGGTTGGTTGCTCCCACTAGTCAGCGAGAGTAGTAAAGTAAATTTTAATGGTTTTAAGGACAAACTTCTTAAGTCGCAGACGATGAAGCAGTCTAAGAGTGTGTTCAAGAAAATGAGACTTCTTCAAAAGTCGATAGAAGATGCTTATAATCATTCAATTTCGTACAATTATTTAGGAGTAATCCTTTATATTCGCAATAATGCAGAACAACGATTTGCCTTTCTCAGATGGTATTTTGGTATCAATCAGGATGGTTCCCATTCTAAATCTATAGCTGAGTTAAAACGCTATTATGATTGGGCAATTATTGGTGTCAATCATGAGGATATAGTCGCAGTAAATGTTGAAAGATATTCCGATGCTCGTAATAGATTTCAACGTGAGTTAGAAAGCAATATGTTGTTTAGGTATCATTATGAAACAGCCTATCGGTGGCTATTACGTCAAAACATTAAGCAGGATAATCTTTATAGCGATAGAAAGTTCGATTTTAATATCGAATACAATCGTTCCTTGGAGCATGTATATCCTAAATCAAAAATAGGTCATAAAAATGATCAGAATATTGCTTTGGGCTGGAATGACGAACCTATTAAGGATGAATGCTCTATTGCCCTCTGGCGTGAAGAAATGGAATGGACGTGTAAAGAGGATCACCATATATACAATGGTTCTGAACACTGTATTGGAAATCTGGTACTTCTTTATAAGCGTGATAATTCAAAGTTCAACGATGCGGATTTTCGCAAGAAGAATCATTATTTTTTCACAGATCAAGATGATGAATCATTCAAAAGTCGTCATCTGATCCATACAACGATGGTCTTTTCTGATGTAAATTGGGAAGATAAAATCTCAGATAAACCATGGAACAAAGAGCAAGTTCCAATGCGTAAATATGCAGAAATCAAGGAATTTGAGAACGAATATCCTGAAATTTATAATAAAACGAATTAA